Proteins encoded by one window of Collimonas fungivorans:
- a CDS encoding ABC transporter substrate-binding protein, producing the protein MKRRSIRASSFSAALAPLSLLAVFCGSAWAAPVTVNIATINNPDMIELQKLSSNFETANPDIKLRWVVLEENVLRQRVTTDIATGSGQFDLMTIGAYEAPIWAKKGWLAPMEGLPANYDEADLIKTVREGLTEGGKLYALPFYAESSMTYYRKDLFAEKGLKMPEHPTFQDIAGFAEKLTDKQNGIAGICLRGRAGWGENMALVGTMVNTFGARWFDEKWQPQLNSPEWKNAVTTYVDLLRKYGPQGATSNGFNENLVLFSSGKCGMWIDATVAAGMIYSSKESKVVGKVAFAPSPVAVTPKGSHWLWIWSLAIPKSSKSQDAAKKFAAWATSKEYVQLVAKEKGWGLVPPGTRMSTYASPEYKKAAPYSDFVLNAIQSADTKDATLQKVPYTGIQFVTIPEFQSLGTVVGQAIAGALAGKSTVDAALQTSQAQADRVMRQGRYIK; encoded by the coding sequence ATGAAACGTCGCAGCATCCGCGCAAGCTCGTTTTCAGCCGCCCTGGCCCCACTCAGCCTGCTGGCTGTGTTCTGCGGCAGCGCCTGGGCCGCACCAGTTACCGTGAACATCGCAACGATCAACAATCCGGACATGATCGAACTGCAAAAACTCTCCTCGAATTTCGAAACCGCCAACCCCGACATCAAGCTGCGCTGGGTAGTGCTGGAAGAAAACGTGCTGCGCCAGCGCGTCACCACCGACATCGCCACCGGCAGCGGCCAGTTCGACCTGATGACCATCGGCGCATATGAAGCGCCGATCTGGGCCAAGAAAGGCTGGCTGGCGCCGATGGAAGGCTTGCCGGCCAACTACGACGAAGCCGACCTGATCAAGACCGTGCGCGAAGGCCTGACCGAAGGCGGCAAGCTGTACGCGCTGCCGTTCTACGCCGAAAGCTCGATGACCTACTACCGCAAAGACCTGTTTGCGGAAAAGGGCCTGAAAATGCCTGAACACCCGACGTTCCAGGATATCGCCGGCTTCGCTGAAAAACTGACCGACAAGCAGAACGGCATCGCCGGCATCTGCCTGCGCGGCCGTGCCGGCTGGGGTGAGAACATGGCGCTGGTCGGCACCATGGTGAATACCTTCGGCGCCCGCTGGTTCGATGAAAAATGGCAGCCGCAGCTCAACTCGCCTGAGTGGAAAAACGCGGTCACTACTTATGTCGACCTATTGCGCAAGTACGGCCCGCAAGGCGCCACCTCGAACGGCTTCAACGAAAACCTGGTGCTGTTCTCCAGCGGCAAATGCGGCATGTGGATCGACGCCACGGTGGCGGCCGGCATGATCTACAGCAGCAAGGAATCGAAGGTAGTCGGCAAGGTAGCATTCGCGCCGTCGCCGGTGGCGGTCACGCCTAAGGGTTCGCATTGGTTGTGGATCTGGTCGCTGGCAATTCCGAAATCGTCGAAATCGCAGGACGCCGCCAAGAAATTCGCAGCCTGGGCGACTTCCAAGGAATATGTGCAACTGGTCGCCAAGGAAAAGGGCTGGGGCCTGGTGCCGCCGGGCACCCGTATGTCGACTTACGCTTCGCCTGAGTATAAGAAGGCCGCGCCCTACTCCGACTTCGTGCTGAACGCGATCCAGTCGGCTGACACCAAGGACGCCACCTTGCAGAAAGTGCCTTACACCGGCATCCAGTTCGTGACGATTCCCGAATTCCAGTCGCTGGGCACGGTAGTCGGCCAGGCGATTGCCGGTGCACTGGCAGGCAAGTCGACAGTGGACGCTGCCTTGCAGACATCGCAGGCGCAAGCGGACCGGGTGATGCGCCAAGGACGCTATATCAAGTAA
- a CDS encoding sugar-binding transcriptional regulator → MANEKLDLAARAAWMYYVAGNTQNEIADHLGISRQMAQRLVAYARESGLVKVRVEHPVSTCLELAAALQQRYGLEQCHVVPSMGAGDNVVDDAGVQQMLAVVGAEVMERYLQQETPLVVNVGSGRTLKAVLEAVTEMERPQHRIVSMVGAIAADGSSNRYDVALTAADKIQARFFFLPAPLVADNAEDMRQWCSHRVYRIVADLAQYADVTFIGVGTIALGCPMHEDGFITAEEVAQLQGYGAVGEMIGHAIAGDGRLIASPLEDRVTSLPLASPPTRPVIGMAGGVKKAEAIRAVLRGGWWSGLITDEYCARYALQDE, encoded by the coding sequence ATGGCAAATGAAAAACTGGACCTCGCCGCGCGTGCGGCGTGGATGTATTACGTGGCCGGCAATACCCAGAACGAAATCGCCGACCACCTGGGCATCTCGCGCCAGATGGCGCAGCGGCTGGTGGCTTATGCGCGCGAATCGGGGCTGGTCAAGGTCAGGGTGGAACATCCGGTGTCGACTTGCCTGGAGCTGGCGGCCGCTTTGCAGCAGCGCTACGGCCTTGAGCAATGCCATGTGGTGCCGAGTATGGGGGCGGGCGACAACGTGGTCGACGACGCCGGCGTGCAGCAGATGCTGGCGGTGGTCGGCGCCGAGGTGATGGAGCGTTATCTGCAGCAGGAGACGCCGCTGGTGGTCAACGTCGGTTCGGGACGGACCTTGAAGGCCGTATTGGAGGCGGTCACCGAAATGGAACGGCCGCAGCACCGGATCGTGTCGATGGTGGGGGCGATTGCGGCCGACGGTTCATCGAATCGCTATGACGTCGCGCTTACCGCCGCCGACAAGATCCAGGCCCGTTTCTTTTTCCTGCCGGCGCCGCTGGTGGCCGACAATGCCGAAGACATGCGCCAGTGGTGCAGCCACCGGGTATATCGCATCGTGGCCGACCTGGCGCAGTATGCCGACGTCACCTTTATCGGCGTCGGCACCATTGCGCTTGGCTGTCCGATGCACGAAGACGGTTTCATCACGGCCGAAGAAGTCGCGCAATTGCAGGGATACGGAGCGGTGGGAGAAATGATCGGCCACGCCATCGCCGGCGACGGCCGCCTGATTGCATCGCCGCTGGAAGACCGCGTCACCAGCCTGCCACTGGCCTCGCCGCCGACACGCCCGGTGATCGGCATGGCAGGCGGCGTCAAGAAGGCGGAAGCGATCCGCGCGGTACTGCGCGGCGGCTGGTGGTCAGGCCTGATCACCGACGAATACTGTGCACGCTACGCACTGCAGGACGAGTAA
- a CDS encoding IS110 family transposase, whose protein sequence is METVCAVVGIDVSKKKLDIALLVNGKTKAKVVDNSAEGYKLLLEWLSKAKVAKETLHVCMEATGIYYEPVALALHDAAMSVSVVNPACIKGFGHSENIRNKNDTADAGLIARYCAAMKPAPWVPPPLEQRQLRAWSMRVQALKDIRQQEENRLEANTFTGMSDVADHVKQHIAWLSAEIKKLEGDIDDHIDRHPGLKHDAELITSIPGIGGTTVARILGQLGDIRRFDSAKAFAAFLGVTPKQRSSGTSIKGRTMISRVGSMSMRAALYMPSLVACRHNPLLRRFAERLLATGMAKKAVIGAVMHKMTHLIYGVVRTGKPFDPNYLANGLAIQDGI, encoded by the coding sequence ATGGAAACGGTGTGCGCAGTTGTTGGTATCGATGTGAGCAAGAAGAAGCTCGATATTGCCTTGCTGGTCAACGGCAAGACCAAGGCCAAGGTGGTGGATAATTCGGCCGAGGGATACAAATTACTCCTGGAGTGGTTAAGCAAGGCGAAAGTCGCTAAAGAAACGCTGCATGTCTGCATGGAGGCCACTGGGATTTACTATGAACCGGTGGCATTGGCGCTGCATGACGCAGCAATGAGCGTTAGCGTGGTCAATCCGGCCTGCATCAAAGGCTTCGGCCATAGTGAGAATATCCGCAACAAGAACGATACTGCCGATGCCGGACTCATTGCGCGCTATTGCGCTGCCATGAAGCCCGCGCCTTGGGTGCCGCCACCGCTGGAACAGCGCCAGTTGCGGGCTTGGTCGATGCGAGTACAAGCATTAAAGGATATTCGCCAACAGGAAGAAAACCGGCTTGAAGCGAACACCTTCACCGGTATGAGCGACGTCGCCGACCATGTGAAGCAACACATCGCCTGGCTAAGCGCTGAGATCAAAAAATTGGAGGGTGACATCGATGATCACATCGATCGACATCCCGGCCTCAAGCATGATGCCGAGCTCATCACGAGCATCCCAGGTATCGGCGGCACTACGGTGGCGAGGATCTTAGGCCAGTTGGGTGACATCCGGAGATTTGACAGCGCCAAGGCATTTGCCGCATTTCTCGGCGTAACTCCGAAACAACGCAGCTCCGGCACCTCCATCAAAGGTCGAACCATGATTAGCCGAGTTGGAAGCATGTCTATGCGGGCGGCGCTTTATATGCCTAGCTTAGTAGCATGTCGACACAACCCGCTACTACGTCGCTTTGCTGAGCGACTATTGGCCACCGGTATGGCAAAAAAAGCTGTAATCGGGGCCGTGATGCACAAAATGACACATCTGATTTACGGAGTGGTCCGTACTGGCAAGCCCTTCGATCCCAATTATTTAGCGAACGGCCTTGCTATTCAAGACGGTATCTGA
- a CDS encoding DUF6587 family protein, whose amino-acid sequence MTPFLAIQAIVIGVAVAASLVYACRRLMPATSQRWQGALANSLSAASRPAALRAIGKRLQPAAAAGGCDSGCGSCATGCGSTPAADEQPLQFRERSRE is encoded by the coding sequence ATGACGCCGTTTCTCGCGATTCAGGCCATCGTGATCGGCGTCGCCGTCGCCGCCAGCCTGGTCTATGCCTGCCGCCGGCTGATGCCGGCTACCAGCCAGCGCTGGCAGGGAGCGCTGGCAAATTCCCTGAGCGCCGCCTCGCGGCCCGCAGCATTGCGCGCGATCGGCAAGCGTTTGCAGCCGGCTGCTGCGGCGGGAGGATGCGATAGCGGCTGCGGCTCATGCGCCACAGGTTGCGGTTCAACGCCGGCGGCGGATGAGCAGCCGCTGCAGTTCCGCGAGCGTTCGCGCGAATAA
- the feoB gene encoding ferrous iron transporter B: MSSASSLRIALVGNPNCGKTALFNQLTGSRQKVANYAGVTVERKEGRFTAPSGRVFQLLDLPGAYSLEATSPDEMITRKVCLGQMPGEALPDLVVCVADATNLRLHLRFVLEVKRLGRPMVLALNMMDAARKRGITIDREELQRRLGIPVIETVAVRSGGARELIRHLDQAEAPAPASGSVDDDLHAQVRGMLAAAVAMPRNTSMIDDAIDRWVLHPVIGLALLAAIMFFIFQAVFSWAQPLMEGIQAGVGAVGAWVAAALPESLLRSLISDGIFGGLGTVLVFLPQILILFFFILVLEESGYLPRAAFLLDRMMFKAGLTGRSFIPLLSSFACAIPGIMATRSIQDPRDRLTTILVAPLMTCSARLPVYTLLIAAFIPSRSVWGLFNMQGIVLFVLYVAGIVSALAVSWIIKRVRKDKSEHALLMELPSYRLPGARNIAIGLWERALIFLRRVTTIILSLTVLLWFLSTFPGPPAGATLPAIDYSLAGRIGHLLEYVFAPIGFNWQICIALVPGMAAREVAVSALGTVYAMSGSEDAIASQLGQVIAHQWSLATALSLLAWYVFAPQCMSTLAVMRRETNSWKIVAVATAYLFGLAYLAAFLTYQITRFLT, encoded by the coding sequence ATGTCTAGTGCATCCTCCCTCCGCATCGCCCTGGTCGGCAATCCCAATTGCGGCAAGACCGCCCTGTTCAACCAGCTGACCGGCAGCCGCCAGAAAGTGGCGAACTACGCCGGCGTCACGGTAGAGCGCAAGGAAGGCCGCTTCACCGCACCGTCCGGACGCGTGTTCCAGCTGCTCGACCTGCCGGGAGCCTACAGCCTGGAAGCGACCAGCCCGGACGAGATGATCACCCGCAAGGTCTGCCTCGGCCAGATGCCGGGCGAAGCGCTGCCGGACCTGGTGGTCTGCGTCGCCGATGCAACCAACCTGCGCCTGCACCTGCGCTTCGTACTTGAAGTCAAACGGCTGGGCCGGCCCATGGTGCTGGCATTGAACATGATGGACGCCGCCCGCAAACGCGGCATCACGATCGACCGCGAAGAGCTGCAGCGCCGCCTTGGCATTCCGGTGATTGAAACCGTGGCGGTGCGCAGCGGCGGCGCACGCGAACTGATCCGGCACCTGGACCAGGCGGAAGCGCCGGCGCCGGCAAGCGGCAGCGTCGACGACGATTTGCATGCCCAGGTGCGCGGCATGCTGGCGGCAGCCGTCGCCATGCCGCGCAATACATCGATGATCGACGACGCCATCGACCGCTGGGTGCTGCATCCGGTGATCGGGCTGGCGCTGCTGGCGGCCATCATGTTTTTCATTTTCCAGGCGGTTTTTTCCTGGGCGCAGCCACTGATGGAAGGCATCCAGGCCGGCGTCGGCGCCGTCGGCGCCTGGGTCGCCGCCGCCTTGCCGGAGAGCCTGCTGCGCAGCCTGATCAGCGACGGCATCTTCGGCGGCCTGGGCACGGTGCTGGTGTTCCTGCCGCAGATCCTGATCCTGTTTTTCTTTATCCTGGTGCTGGAAGAATCCGGCTACCTGCCGCGCGCCGCCTTTCTGCTGGACCGCATGATGTTCAAGGCCGGACTCACCGGCCGTTCCTTCATCCCGCTGCTGTCGAGTTTCGCCTGCGCAATTCCCGGCATCATGGCCACCCGCAGCATCCAGGACCCGCGCGACCGCCTGACCACCATCCTGGTGGCGCCGCTGATGACGTGCTCGGCACGGCTTCCCGTGTACACCTTGCTGATCGCCGCCTTCATTCCGAGCCGCAGCGTATGGGGCCTGTTCAATATGCAGGGCATCGTGCTGTTCGTGCTGTACGTGGCCGGCATCGTCAGTGCGCTGGCCGTCTCCTGGATCATCAAGCGCGTGCGCAAGGACAAGAGCGAACATGCATTGCTGATGGAACTGCCGTCCTACCGCTTGCCCGGCGCCCGCAATATCGCCATCGGCCTGTGGGAACGGGCGCTGATTTTCTTGCGACGGGTTACCACCATCATCCTGTCGCTGACGGTGCTGCTGTGGTTTCTCTCGACCTTTCCCGGCCCGCCGGCGGGCGCGACGTTGCCAGCCATCGATTACAGCCTGGCCGGCCGCATCGGCCATCTGCTGGAATACGTATTTGCGCCTATCGGCTTTAACTGGCAGATATGCATTGCACTGGTGCCCGGCATGGCGGCGCGCGAAGTTGCCGTATCGGCGCTGGGGACCGTGTATGCCATGTCCGGCAGCGAAGACGCGATCGCATCGCAGTTGGGACAGGTGATTGCACATCAATGGTCGCTGGCGACTGCATTGTCGCTGCTGGCCTGGTATGTGTTTGCACCGCAATGCATGTCGACGCTGGCAGTGATGCGGCGTGAAACCAATTCCTGGAAGATCGTTGCGGTCGCCACCGCCTACCTGTTTGGCCTGGCTTACCTGGCGGCTTTCCTCACCTATCAGATTACGAGGTTCCTGACATGA
- a CDS encoding FeoA family protein, translated as MRLCDLTPFTPAVIEYVEDVLEQDPIAKRLRELGFVHGEAVSLVARGPVGADPLMIQIGFTRFALRRAEAHRVHVNPADPAS; from the coding sequence ATGAGACTTTGTGATTTGACGCCGTTTACGCCTGCAGTGATTGAATATGTAGAAGACGTGCTGGAGCAGGACCCGATCGCCAAACGCTTGCGCGAGCTTGGTTTCGTCCATGGCGAAGCCGTGAGCCTGGTGGCGCGCGGCCCGGTCGGCGCCGATCCGTTGATGATCCAGATCGGCTTCACCCGTTTTGCCCTGCGTCGCGCCGAAGCGCACCGGGTCCATGTCAACCCTGCTGATCCAGCCTCCTGA
- a CDS encoding ABC transporter substrate-binding protein, translated as MRLHKILVLSSLLLASAFCSAESGVTATTITLGQSAAFSGPAKELGKGMHDGAQAYFDQVNASGGVFGRKIILKTLDDGYEPERAAANTRQFIEQDDVLALFGYVGTPTSNASIPALTKAKVPFFAPFTGAQSLREPFNRNIFNIRASYFAETEKIVQQITTLSLKKIAVFYQNDAYGKAGLEGVTRALKKRGIEVAGLGTVERNSVDVGDAVAKIRQSQPQTVIMVSAYNSSAAFIKAMIAAGSPPSFWNISFVGSQQLVNALGKDASGVQIAQVMPAPWDEVNGIVKEYRKYYLQDGKREWDYVSMEGFIAAKVLVEGLKRAGGSLSRESLVKALETINHYDAGGYFVTFSPSNHNGSEFVDLTMVAKSGRFLH; from the coding sequence ATGCGACTTCATAAAATTCTTGTCCTGTCATCCTTGCTGCTGGCAAGCGCATTCTGCAGCGCAGAGAGCGGCGTCACCGCCACCACCATTACCCTCGGGCAGTCGGCCGCGTTCAGCGGCCCTGCCAAGGAACTGGGCAAGGGCATGCATGACGGCGCGCAAGCGTATTTCGACCAGGTCAACGCCAGCGGCGGCGTGTTCGGCAGGAAAATCATCCTCAAGACCCTGGACGACGGCTATGAACCGGAGCGGGCGGCGGCGAATACCCGGCAGTTCATCGAACAAGACGACGTGCTGGCCTTGTTCGGCTATGTCGGCACGCCGACCTCGAACGCCTCGATTCCGGCCTTGACCAAGGCCAAGGTGCCGTTCTTTGCACCGTTTACCGGCGCCCAGTCGCTACGCGAACCGTTCAACCGGAACATCTTCAATATCCGCGCCAGCTACTTTGCCGAGACTGAAAAAATCGTGCAGCAGATCACCACGCTGTCGTTGAAGAAAATTGCGGTCTTTTATCAGAATGACGCCTATGGCAAGGCTGGCCTGGAAGGGGTGACGCGGGCGCTGAAGAAGCGCGGCATCGAGGTTGCCGGGCTGGGGACGGTCGAGCGCAACAGCGTGGATGTCGGCGACGCCGTCGCCAAGATCCGCCAAAGCCAGCCGCAGACGGTGATCATGGTCTCGGCCTACAACTCCAGCGCAGCCTTCATCAAGGCCATGATTGCAGCCGGCAGTCCGCCATCGTTCTGGAACATTTCATTTGTCGGCAGCCAGCAGCTGGTGAATGCGCTGGGCAAGGACGCCAGCGGCGTGCAGATCGCACAGGTGATGCCAGCCCCTTGGGATGAAGTCAACGGCATCGTCAAGGAATACCGCAAGTACTACCTGCAAGACGGCAAGAGAGAATGGGATTACGTCAGCATGGAAGGGTTCATCGCGGCCAAGGTGCTGGTGGAAGGCCTCAAGCGCGCCGGCGGCAGCCTGTCGCGCGAGAGCCTGGTCAAGGCCCTGGAAACCATCAACCACTACGACGCCGGCGGCTATTTTGTCACCTTCAGCCCGAGCAACCACAACGGCTCAGAATTCGTCGACCTGACCATGGTCGCCAAGAGCGGCCGGTTCCTGCACTGA
- a CDS encoding aldehyde dehydrogenase family protein, whose translation MMLNPLPHQLYIAGRWCDARSGRVETVFNPATEAALADVAFGAMQDIDDAVVAAAAIQSEWGMSSGRERGAFLRAIADGVQQQQEQLAQLQTANNGKPLSEALIDVGDVVATFNYYAGLAEQLDDHQDQPVALPGAGFSATLRHEPCGIAALIVPWNFPMVTTAWKVAPALAAGCTVVLKPSEIAPLPELALAAIIAQAGLPAGVFNLVTGDAEAGAALVSHPAVRKVSFTGSTAVGQTVMKTAADDLKRISLELGGKSAALVFADADIELALEIVCGGIFFNAGQMCSATSRLLVERSVAQDFMARLKQRVESIKVGDPMDPATQMGPLSSRRQHQKVQQYIQQGVAAGLKLVTGGTQPPGMAKGYFVAPTIFADVPFDSPLWREEIFGPVLCINTFDSEQEAVAVANQSEYGLVATVLTSDPERASRVSAALEVGLVWVNSPQVIFPQASWGGMKKSSLGRELGPWGLQAFQEIKHVIVAASG comes from the coding sequence ATGATGCTGAACCCACTGCCGCATCAACTATACATCGCCGGCCGCTGGTGCGATGCGCGTTCCGGCCGGGTGGAAACGGTATTCAATCCGGCTACCGAAGCAGCACTGGCCGACGTCGCCTTCGGCGCAATGCAGGATATCGACGATGCCGTCGTAGCTGCCGCCGCCATCCAGTCAGAATGGGGCATGAGTTCCGGCCGCGAGCGTGGCGCCTTTTTACGTGCCATCGCCGACGGCGTGCAACAGCAGCAGGAACAACTGGCGCAGCTGCAAACCGCCAACAATGGCAAACCCCTGAGCGAAGCGCTGATCGATGTCGGCGATGTCGTCGCCACGTTCAATTATTACGCTGGACTGGCCGAGCAGCTCGATGACCATCAGGACCAGCCGGTTGCCCTGCCCGGCGCCGGCTTTAGCGCAACGCTGCGGCATGAACCCTGCGGCATTGCAGCCCTGATCGTGCCATGGAATTTCCCGATGGTGACCACTGCCTGGAAGGTGGCGCCGGCGCTGGCAGCCGGCTGCACGGTCGTGCTCAAGCCGTCGGAGATAGCGCCATTGCCGGAACTGGCGCTGGCGGCGATTATCGCTCAGGCCGGATTGCCGGCCGGCGTCTTCAACCTGGTTACCGGCGACGCCGAGGCCGGCGCGGCGCTGGTTTCCCATCCGGCGGTACGCAAGGTTTCCTTCACCGGCAGCACGGCAGTCGGACAGACGGTGATGAAAACAGCGGCGGACGACCTCAAGCGGATCAGCCTGGAGCTGGGCGGGAAATCAGCGGCGCTGGTGTTTGCCGACGCCGATATCGAGCTGGCGCTTGAGATTGTCTGCGGCGGGATATTTTTCAACGCCGGACAGATGTGCTCGGCCACCTCGCGGCTACTGGTCGAACGCAGCGTCGCCCAGGATTTCATGGCGCGCCTCAAGCAGCGCGTCGAATCGATCAAGGTCGGCGATCCGATGGATCCCGCAACCCAAATGGGTCCCTTGAGCAGCCGCCGGCAGCATCAGAAAGTGCAGCAATACATCCAGCAGGGAGTCGCCGCCGGGCTTAAGTTGGTTACCGGCGGCACGCAGCCGCCAGGCATGGCCAAGGGATATTTTGTGGCGCCGACGATCTTCGCCGATGTGCCCTTCGACAGCCCGCTCTGGCGTGAGGAAATTTTTGGTCCGGTACTGTGCATCAATACCTTCGACAGCGAACAGGAAGCGGTTGCAGTCGCCAATCAAAGCGAGTACGGCTTGGTAGCAACCGTATTGACTTCCGATCCCGAACGCGCCAGCCGCGTGTCGGCGGCGCTGGAGGTAGGCCTAGTCTGGGTCAACAGCCCGCAGGTGATTTTTCCGCAGGCGTCATGGGGCGGCATGAAAAAAAGCAGCCTGGGCCGCGAACTCGGACCCTGGGGCCTGCAGGCGTTTCAGGAAATAAAACACGTGATCGTAGCGGCCTCTGGATAA
- a CDS encoding 5-guanidino-2-oxopentanoate decarboxylase, with protein MKRLESTEIGKTGDTGAGSLTIATPASSCGEVLIKLLENYGVELVFGIPGVHTVELYRGLAQSSLRHITPRHEQGAGFMADGYARVSGKPGVCFIITGPGMTNIATAMAQAYADSIPMLVISSVNARQHLGNGNGMLHELPSQRGVFAGMTAFSHTLMSPEELPAVLARAFAVFDSARPRPVHIEIPLDVIVAPAAHLSIATPARSARPHADPRSVADAAAILRQAKRPLILAGGGAVNAGVELQQLAACLQAPVALTINAKGLLPPRHPLLLGSSQSTAATRALVCEADVVLAIGTELGETDYDTVFDGGFRIPGKLIRIDIDAQQLARNYPASLTLLSDAASALQGLLQQLPALPDTMRNDALWGSSRTAALRREVDASLDRPARMQHRMLEVAASVLPDAIYVGDSTQPVYTGNITFDAAQPRSWFNSSTGYGTLGYALPAAIGAKLAAAARPVLCLIGDGGIQFTLPELASAVEAGVPVIILLWNNNGYGEIKKYMENRAIEPVGVDIYTPDFLAIARGFGCSARHVATAAELADALQLAATAGRPTVIEISETEWTGQEQ; from the coding sequence ATGAAACGACTCGAGAGTACTGAAATAGGCAAGACCGGCGACACCGGCGCGGGATCGCTGACGATTGCCACCCCGGCAAGCAGCTGCGGCGAAGTGCTGATCAAGCTGCTGGAAAATTACGGGGTCGAACTGGTGTTCGGCATTCCCGGCGTCCATACCGTGGAGCTGTATCGCGGCCTGGCGCAGTCCAGCTTGCGCCACATCACGCCGCGCCACGAACAGGGTGCCGGCTTCATGGCCGACGGCTATGCGCGGGTAAGCGGCAAGCCTGGCGTCTGCTTCATCATCACCGGCCCCGGCATGACAAATATCGCTACCGCCATGGCGCAAGCCTATGCCGACTCGATCCCGATGCTGGTCATTTCCAGCGTCAATGCGCGCCAGCATCTGGGCAACGGCAACGGCATGCTGCATGAGTTGCCGTCGCAGCGCGGCGTGTTTGCCGGAATGACGGCTTTTTCGCACACCCTGATGAGCCCCGAGGAGCTGCCGGCGGTATTGGCGCGCGCGTTTGCCGTGTTCGACAGCGCCCGCCCGCGTCCGGTCCATATCGAAATTCCTTTGGATGTAATCGTCGCTCCTGCCGCGCACCTCTCCATCGCCACGCCTGCGCGCAGCGCAAGACCTCATGCCGACCCGCGCAGCGTAGCCGATGCGGCAGCAATACTGCGCCAGGCCAAACGCCCCTTGATCCTGGCCGGCGGCGGCGCCGTCAACGCCGGCGTGGAACTGCAGCAACTGGCAGCATGCTTGCAAGCTCCCGTTGCACTCACCATCAATGCCAAGGGCCTGTTGCCTCCCCGGCATCCGCTGCTGCTCGGCTCAAGCCAGTCCACCGCCGCGACCCGCGCACTGGTGTGCGAGGCCGACGTAGTGCTGGCGATCGGCACCGAGCTCGGGGAAACCGATTACGACACCGTGTTCGACGGCGGCTTTCGCATCCCCGGCAAGCTGATCAGGATCGATATCGACGCCCAGCAGCTGGCGCGCAACTATCCGGCATCGCTGACGCTGCTGTCGGACGCCGCCAGCGCGTTGCAGGGACTGTTGCAGCAACTGCCGGCGCTACCTGATACGATGCGCAACGATGCGCTGTGGGGCAGCAGCAGGACCGCCGCCTTGCGGCGCGAGGTCGACGCCAGCCTCGATCGACCCGCTCGCATGCAGCACCGCATGCTGGAAGTGGCGGCAAGCGTACTGCCGGATGCGATCTACGTCGGCGATTCTACCCAGCCCGTTTATACCGGCAATATCACCTTTGACGCCGCGCAGCCGCGCAGCTGGTTCAACTCTTCGACCGGATACGGTACGCTCGGTTATGCGCTGCCGGCCGCGATAGGCGCCAAACTGGCCGCGGCCGCCAGGCCGGTGCTATGCCTGATCGGCGACGGCGGCATTCAATTCACCTTGCCGGAACTGGCCAGCGCGGTGGAAGCCGGCGTGCCGGTCATCATCCTGCTATGGAATAACAACGGCTACGGCGAAATCAAGAAATACATGGAAAACCGGGCTATCGAGCCGGTTGGCGTCGATATCTACACACCCGATTTCCTGGCGATTGCGCGCGGCTTCGGCTGTAGTGCCCGGCACGTGGCGACAGCGGCGGAACTGGCCGACGCCTTGCAGCTGGCGGCAACAGCCGGCAGGCCGACCGTGATTGAAATTTCTGAAACCGAATGGACTGGCCAGGAGCAATGA